A segment of the Candidatus Binatia bacterium genome:
GACATTCAGTACCGGCCCGTCAAGGCGGCGTGCTCCGCGCCCGATCCGCGCGATATAGAGCCAGCGGCCAAGATGCTCGCGGGAGCGAAGAATCCGCTCATCTGCGCCGGCCAGGGAGTGCTCTACGCCGAGGCTTCCGCCGATCTCGTAGAGCTGGCCGAGATGCTCGAGGCGCCCGTGATGACGACGCTCGAAGGAAAGAGCGCTTTTCCGGAAGACCACCCGCTTGCGCTCGGCACCGGCGCGGGCGTCGCGCCGATGTTCATCCATCAGTTCCTGAAGCAAGCCGACGTGGTTTTCGCCATCGGCTGCAGCCTCACCCACCACAGCATCGCCTTCGCGGGAATACCGGCGGGAAAAACGATCATTCACGCGACCAACGACGAGAGAGACTTGAACAAACATTACAGCGCGGACCATCCGATCGTGGGAGACGCAAAGCTTGTACTGCAGCAATTCATCGAAGCGGTGCGAGAGCTCAAGAACGGAAAGAAGCGGGAGCAGAACGGCGTCGCTGGTCAAATCAAAGAGGCGCGCGACGCCTGGCTGGCGGAATGGATGCCGAAGCTCACGTCGAAGGAAACGCCCATCAACCCGTACCGTATCATGTGGGAATTTATCAATAGCGTAAACGCCAAGGACGCCATCGTGACGCACGACTCCGGGAGCCCGCGCAATCAGCTCGTTCCCTTCTACCGCGCGACAGCGCCGCGCGGCTATCTCGGGTGGGGAAAGTCGCACGCGCTCGGAACCGGCCTCGGCCTCATCATGGGTGCGAAGCTCGCGGCGCCGGAAAAATTCTGCGTGAATTTCATGGGCGACGCCGCCTTTGGGATGACCGGGCTGGACTTCGAAACCGCGGTGCGCTGCGGCATACCGATACTCACGATCGTGCTAAAAAATTCCACCATGGCGGCGGAGACGCGCCACATGGGCGTCTCGCATGAGCGCTACCGCACCAGGGACCTCGGCGGCAACTACGCGGAGATGGGGAAGGCGCTGGGAGGATACGCGGAGAGAATCGAGAGGGTTGAGGATGTTGCGCCGGCGCTCCAGCGCGCCCGCCGCGCCACCCAGGACGGCCGCGCCGC
Coding sequences within it:
- a CDS encoding thiamine pyrophosphate-requiring protein, whose amino-acid sequence is MRVVDAIAEILKREGVEFLSCFPTAPMIEAAAAAGIRPVVCRQERVGVGIADGFSRVANGRRIGVFAMQAGPGTENAFAGVATAFSDSVPILVLPAGNPRNVAQTSPSFRAVRSYAAVTKWVEELILPEQTPDVMRRAFSLLKMGRRGPVMIELPADVATAEFRADIQYRPVKAACSAPDPRDIEPAAKMLAGAKNPLICAGQGVLYAEASADLVELAEMLEAPVMTTLEGKSAFPEDHPLALGTGAGVAPMFIHQFLKQADVVFAIGCSLTHHSIAFAGIPAGKTIIHATNDERDLNKHYSADHPIVGDAKLVLQQFIEAVRELKNGKKREQNGVAGQIKEARDAWLAEWMPKLTSKETPINPYRIMWEFINSVNAKDAIVTHDSGSPRNQLVPFYRATAPRGYLGWGKSHALGTGLGLIMGAKLAAPEKFCVNFMGDAAFGMTGLDFETAVRCGIPILTIVLKNSTMAAETRHMGVSHERYRTRDLGGNYAEMGKALGGYAERIERVEDVAPALQRARRATQDGRAA